From Petrotoga sibirica DSM 13575:
TTTCTTGCCAAGGTTTAGATGAGGCTTCTTCACCTACCTGATATTGATCAAGAGCTAAAATTCCAAGTAAAGAGATTACAATTATACTTAATACCGGGAAAAGAAGCTTTTTTCTCATTCGGTTGCTGCTCCGCTAAAGTATATACCTTTAGTGAATCTGTCTTTTATACCCAAACCGGTTAACTCGAAAACAAGATCCTCATCCATGTTTCTCAAGTATGTTTGGGCTTCGTTATAATCGTCAAACAAACCCACCAGTATAGCCCAATAATCTTCGTTACTCTGTTGAAACTTACCGTTGAAGACAAAAGCTGGGATACCCCCTCGTCTTAACGCCATAGTTGGGAACATAGCAGGAGCGGGAGTAGTGTATAGGTAAATTTGAATGGAAAATAGGTACTGCTCTTGCTTACCTTCTTCTAAAGGATAGTCTGCACGATACAGGTAATACTTATCACCATTTTTAAAAATAAAGTAAGATATATCGTTATTTAAGGCGTACAACGCCTCTTCAAAGACCTCACGCTGATCGTAAAAAATTCTTACCGCACCTTTATTGTATGGTTTTAACATAGTCAGTGAATTGTTCAGCAACTGCTGATAATCCAGATCTTGTATATTGTAACTCACCCTAGCCATTGTGTTTCCAATCTCAATTTGTGGTAATACTAAGTCTTCTAACACAGCAGATTGAGAAGTTGTTTCAACTTCATTTAGAATATTGACTTGACTATTATCTAACTCTTCAATTTTAAGCTTAAGGTTATTCATCTGACTTTTTAAATATATAGTATACGTTGTCAATGCGAAGGTTATCAAAGGTAAAATAAAAACTAGAACTAAAATCACTTTGAACCAATTAGGATTATTCTCTTTCATCACACACCTCTCAGTAGAGACTTAAACTCTAAAAGCAGATCTTTCAACTCCCCAAAATTCAAAAGCAAATCTACAAAACCTTCTTCTTTGAGTAATATTTCCCTTATAGGTACGTTGTTCACTTTTGCCTTGATGTTTTGAATTTTTGAGGATTTCAAATCTTCAAAATTCTTTATGTTTTGAAAAATATTTTGAAATCTTTCTTCTTGAATATAACCAAATTTAAAACTCAAAAACGCAAGAAAAGCGAAAGACAAAGCTTCGTTTTGAACGAAATCAGATTTAACCGAGGTGTCTGTTATGTATTTCATCAATTTGGTACCAGGAAACGGTAAATCGTTAGAATAAATGGACAAAACATATTTAACAGTAGTATATAGATAATCCTCTAAATCTAAACGGATGAAATTTTTAGAATACTTCAAAGACAGGTTAGCAAAATTATTATCGAACAAAAGCCCTAAAATATACCCCAAGAAAAAATAGTTTTTCATATCTTTTTTATCTAAAAATTTGCAAAAATACGGATCTATATAAACTAGATCAGGATAACCGCTTACCTTCAAGAAATTTCTTGTGTAATTCATATCTAAATAGAATTCTCCTGAAACTGGTAAATATATCATAGAAGACAACGTTGTTGGTATAACTGTGAAGGTTCCTTTTGGAAAATCCAAGGTATGAAAAACGAAGCCTGCCATATCAATCAAGGAACCTCCACCTATCACCACTAAATTGCTATAACTACCTTCCACCATGACCTTACACAGTTCTAAATATTTATCGAAATACTTGGTTTCATTGCCGCCTTTTACATAAAAGATATTGTTACCAGACCCAGTCGTTAAATATTTTTTCAAATTGGAATCAATTATCATCAAAGTTCCGTATTTTGAAACATATCTTTTAAAAAATTCCTCGTAATAACCATGGCTTATATTAATATTAATGTCTTTCTCAAGACCTTTTGAAAAACTAATACTTTTCATTTTCTTCGCCCTTTTTACTTAATTTCGTCGATTTTATCAACACGCCTTTTATGTCTTCCACCTTCAAAATCCGTTGATAAAAACTTTTCTACCGTCCAAATCGCTAAATCAATGCCCATAAGTCTACCTGCTAAAACCAAAACATTGGCGTTGTTATGTTTTCTAGCGTATTCTGCCATCGATGGATACAAGCATAAAGCACCTCTAACCCCTTTAACCTTGTTAACTGAGATCGACATCCCGATTCCAGTACCACAGATACCTATTCCGAAGTCAACTTCACCTTTGGCTACCTTTTCACCAAGTTTTTTGGCATAATCAGGATAATCGACACTCGCATTAGAATTAGTCCCCAAATCAATTATATCGAATTTCTTCTCTAAAAGATAGTTCTTAAGCTGTTCTTTCATCTCATATCCAGCATGATCAGATGCAATTGCGATTTTCACGGATATCCGCTCCTTTTGATTACAGAATATCTTCTTTAGAAACTCTTGTATATAGCGCCCCTTCGCCCCGCTCTGGCCTTCCGTCCGTTTACAGTACTCTTATTAAGCCGACCATTTTTCCTTGTATCTTTAAATGATCAGCTTTGATCTTTATCTCTTTCATACTTTCATTTTCTGGTACAAGCAGTACTTCGTTTTCATTCAGTCTTTTGTACCTTTTAAGTGTTGCTTCATTTCCATCGATTAATGCAACCACTATGTCTCCATCTGTCGCGTAATCTTGTTTACGTATTATAACAAAATCTCCGCTTTTGATCTGTGCCTCTATCATGGAATTTCCTTCAACTCTGAGGGAAAAATATTCGTAATTTTTAGGGAAAAAATTAGTAGGTATGGGAATGTAATCGCTAATTGTTTGTATAGCTTCAATAGCATCTCCTGCTGCTATCTTTCCAGAAACAGGAGCTAAAGTCTCTGTGGCGAAGATTTCTCCCGATTTTGGCATCATCTTTATTCCACGTGAGACATTTTTACGCTCGATGTAACCCTTCTTTTCCAAAATTATAAGATGCTTATGTGCCGCTCTTGGACTTTTAAAATTAAAATGTTTCATAATGTCTCTGATACTTGGAGCAAATCCATTTTTTTCCATATAAGATTTTATGAAGTCCAGGACCTGTGACTGCCTTTTTGTCAATTCCTCCATTTTTTTAACCCCTTCCGTGTTTAAAATTATAATTATAACATTACTTTTCATCATTAGCTTGAACTTCAATCACTCCCACAACTGAATCGTCCTCATCCAGTCTAACAATTATAACACCTTGGGTGATTCTTCCTAAAACATTTATATTATTTACATTTACCCTAATAGCCTTACCTTTTTTAGTGAATATCAGTATATCCTTCCCATCTTCCACACTCATCGTCGAAACTATGGGACCTATTTTTGTTATATCTCGTACCGTTTTTACCCCAATTCCTCCACGATTCTGTGGCCTATAGGAATGGAACGAAACTCTCTTTCCATAACCTCTTTCTGTGATCAACAAAAGTTTTTTGCCTTCCTCGACCTTCACCACATCGATCACTTCATCGCCTTTACGCAATTTTATTGAATTAACACCCATTGCTGTTCTACCCATCTTTCTTACCTTGGAAGAGTTGAACATTAACGACATACCTAGTTTCGTTACAACCAACAAATCTCTATCCGTTCCATCAAGCAATAACACATCGACAACTGCGTCGTTATCAAGCAGATTGATGGCTCTAATACCATTAGCTCGTGCACTACTGAACTCTCTCAAAGAAGTTCTCTTCACCTTACCTTGTTTTGTAAAAATTAGAATATCTTTATCGTAATCTCCATCTAAAGATATGGCAACGATACTTTTTATCTCTTCACTTTCATCTAAACTGATGAAGTTAGCGATATGTTTACCTTTTGTGCTTTTCGAACTTGATTCAATTTCGTAAGCGTTTATTTGATACGCTTTACCAGCAGAACTAAAAAGCATTAATTTAGATAATTTGTTAGTGTATATGACCTCTTTCACATCATCTTCATCAGAAATTTTTAATCCTTTTACACCCTTTCCGCCTCTTCCTTGAACCTTGTATTCTGATGAAGGAATGGCTTTGAGGTAACCCCACTTGGTCAAAACTATTACGACATCTTCATCTTGAATCATTTCAACCTCTTCGGCTAAATCTCCTTTGTTGTACAATATCTCCGTTCTTCTTTTGTCACCAAACTTATTTATAACTTCATCGAGTTCTTCTTTGATTACTCCCATCAATCTTTCTTTGTTTTGCAAAATATCCATAGCGTTTTCTATATCTTTGTATAGATTCTTAAGTTCTTCATTTAAGTTGGTGGTTTCAAGTTTTGAAAGGCTAATCAATCTCATATCCGCGATAGCTTTAGCCTGTTCTTTACTTACGCCAATCGTTTCTTGCAGATTTTTCAAAGCTTCTTGAGGATTTTCTGAGTTTCTAATGATCTCTACCACAGTATCAATACCCTGAACAGCTTTGATAAGTCCTTCGACTATATGAGCTCTCTTTCTTGCCTTGTCTAATTCGTACTGTGTTCTTCTTGTTATAACGTTAACCCTGTGGTCCAAGAAGCTCTGTAAAAGCCCTTTTAAATTCATCAACGTTGGCTTTTCGTTATCTATTACATTCATTTGAACGTAAAAATAAGATTGAAGATTCGTATGCTTGAACAAATCGTTGATCAATCTCTTTATGTTTGCATTTCTTTTCAGATCTATTACCAGTCTTATTCCTTCTTTATCGCTCTCATCTCTAACGTCTTTTATCCCGACGTCCTTCTTTTGTTCTTTTGTTCTAACCACATATTTTACAATCTGTTCAATGATATCGGTTTTTGAAACGTTGTAAGGGATCTCATCAAAGACGATGGAGGTTCCTTTTCCGTCATCTTCAATTCTGTACTTCCCTCTAATCGTTATCTTTCCTCTGCCTGTTTCATATAGATCCTTTAACCCTTCTCCGTCGACAACTAGACCACCAGTTGGAAAATCAGGACCTTTAATATGTTTCAACAGATCTTTTACTTCACATTCTGGTTTTTCTATTAACATTTTTAATGCTTCCACGAGTTCGTTTAAGTTGTGAGGTGGGATATTTGTAGTCATTCCAACCGCTATCCCGCTTGCTCCGTTCATCAAAAGATTAGGCAACCTTGTAGGTAAAACGACGGGCTCACTCAGAGAACCGTCGAAATTCTCCCTAAAATCTACAGTTTCTTTCTCGATATCCTTGAGCATATACTCTCCCAGTTCGGGCATACGGGCTTCTGTATACCTCATAGCCGCGGGAGGATCTCCATCTATCGAGCCAAAATTCCCCTGTGCTTCAACTAAAGGATACCTCATAGTAAAAGGTTGCCCCATTCTAACTAGGGCATCATAAATAGCTGCATCTCCATGGGGGTGATACTTACCCATCACCTCACCAACGATACGGGCATTTTTTTTGAATGATGAGTTATGTTTCAACCCCAATTCACTCATAGAATAAAGTATTCTTCTCTGAACAGGTTTTAACCCATCTTTAACATCGGGTATAGCCCTGCTTACAATAACGCTTAAAGAATAAAGTAAGTAAGAAGTTTTTAATTCCTCGGTAAAATCTCTAATAAATATTTTTTCATCCATCTCTTGGTATTACCTCCATTAAGAAATCTTTTAAGAAATTTTCGCGCCAGGTTCAACATCTTTATCTACCGTCAGTATACTAAGATTACCGTTTTCATCTTTAGCCGCCAAAAGCATACCTTCGGATAATTCGCCCATCAATTTTGCGGGTTTTAGGTTGGCGATTATTATTATCTTCTTACCAACTAAATCCTCTTGTGAGTAAAAGTTTTTAATGCCTGCAATAACTTGTCTTTCACCCATCTGGCCTAAATCAAGATGTAGTCTTAGTAATTTGTTAGATTTTTCAATATTTTCTGCGTTAACTACTTTGGCAACTCTTAAATCTATCTTTTTAAAATCATCTATTTCTATTATGTTTTGAACGTTTTCACTTTCTGACATTACTTCGTCCTCCCTATTGATATTTACTGTTTTGATTATTCTTTTCCAACTTTTCACATCGATTCTTTGGAATATTGGCTCACCTTTTCCAACTTTAACACCACTATGTAAATGGTCCTTTTCAAGATTCTCTCTGTTTAAAACTTCCAAACCATAACCTATCTTTTTTAACATCTTTTCGGAAGTATCGGGCATTACTGGATAAATCAAAATAGAAATAATTCGAATAACGTCGAGCAAATTGTATAAAACGGTGGACAACCTATCCTTCTCATTTGGATCCTTACCTAAGATCCACGGTTCTGTTAAATCTATGTATTTATTAGAAAAACGTATGATTTCCCATAGATTCTCAAGGGCTTGTGTAAACTGATACCGCTCCATCAACACCAAATAAGCGGTTTTCTTGCTTTCTAAAAGTTCTATAAGTTCTTCGTCTACCTTATCTTTCCTTTTGGGTTTTGGTATGATACCGTTAAAATACTTTTCAACCATTGTAAGTGTTCTATGCACTAAATTGCTTAGATCGTTAACTAAATCGGCATTGTACCTAATAATTAAGTTTTCTTCCGAAAAATCTCCATCTCTACCAAACGCAATATCCCTCATCAAGTAATACCTGATCACATCTCTACCATAGGCGTTCATAAGAACTCTCGGATCAACGGCATTTCCCAAAGATTTTGAAATCTTTTGTCCGTTGACAGTTAACCATCCATGGGCGAACACCTTTTTTGGCAACGGTAGGCCCACTGACATCAACATAGCTGGCCATATCAGCGAATGGAACCTATTTATTTCTTTTCCAATAAGATGCAAATCGGCAGGCCAGTACCTGTTGAATTTTTGTTGATCA
This genomic window contains:
- the rpiB gene encoding ribose 5-phosphate isomerase B, translated to MKIAIASDHAGYEMKEQLKNYLLEKKFDIIDLGTNSNASVDYPDYAKKLGEKVAKGEVDFGIGICGTGIGMSISVNKVKGVRGALCLYPSMAEYARKHNNANVLVLAGRLMGIDLAIWTVEKFLSTDFEGGRHKRRVDKIDEIK
- the lexA gene encoding transcriptional repressor LexA → MEELTKRQSQVLDFIKSYMEKNGFAPSIRDIMKHFNFKSPRAAHKHLIILEKKGYIERKNVSRGIKMMPKSGEIFATETLAPVSGKIAAGDAIEAIQTISDYIPIPTNFFPKNYEYFSLRVEGNSMIEAQIKSGDFVIIRKQDYATDGDIVVALIDGNEATLKRYKRLNENEVLLVPENESMKEIKIKADHLKIQGKMVGLIRVL
- the gyrA gene encoding DNA gyrase subunit A, with translation MDEKIFIRDFTEELKTSYLLYSLSVIVSRAIPDVKDGLKPVQRRILYSMSELGLKHNSSFKKNARIVGEVMGKYHPHGDAAIYDALVRMGQPFTMRYPLVEAQGNFGSIDGDPPAAMRYTEARMPELGEYMLKDIEKETVDFRENFDGSLSEPVVLPTRLPNLLMNGASGIAVGMTTNIPPHNLNELVEALKMLIEKPECEVKDLLKHIKGPDFPTGGLVVDGEGLKDLYETGRGKITIRGKYRIEDDGKGTSIVFDEIPYNVSKTDIIEQIVKYVVRTKEQKKDVGIKDVRDESDKEGIRLVIDLKRNANIKRLINDLFKHTNLQSYFYVQMNVIDNEKPTLMNLKGLLQSFLDHRVNVITRRTQYELDKARKRAHIVEGLIKAVQGIDTVVEIIRNSENPQEALKNLQETIGVSKEQAKAIADMRLISLSKLETTNLNEELKNLYKDIENAMDILQNKERLMGVIKEELDEVINKFGDKRRTEILYNKGDLAEEVEMIQDEDVVIVLTKWGYLKAIPSSEYKVQGRGGKGVKGLKISDEDDVKEVIYTNKLSKLMLFSSAGKAYQINAYEIESSSKSTKGKHIANFISLDESEEIKSIVAISLDGDYDKDILIFTKQGKVKRTSLREFSSARANGIRAINLLDNDAVVDVLLLDGTDRDLLVVTKLGMSLMFNSSKVRKMGRTAMGVNSIKLRKGDEVIDVVKVEEGKKLLLITERGYGKRVSFHSYRPQNRGGIGVKTVRDITKIGPIVSTMSVEDGKDILIFTKKGKAIRVNVNNINVLGRITQGVIIVRLDEDDSVVGVIEVQANDEK
- the metG gene encoding methionine--tRNA ligase, which produces MDKFYVTTPIYYVNSEPHIGSAYTTIVADIIARFKRMMGYDVFFLTGTDEHGQKVLQAAKEKNIPPQDYVDSLSSKFKDLWDEMGISYNHFVRTTDDYHVQTVQMFVDKMMENGDVYKDKYAGWYCIHDESFWDESEIITQDGVKLCPECNRELKWVEEENYFFKLSKYTKPLLKYYQNNPDFVEPSFRKNEMLQILNNGLKDLSITRTTFNWGIPLKSDPKHVVYVWVDALINYVSAIGYSDDQQKFNRYWPADLHLIGKEINRFHSLIWPAMLMSVGLPLPKKVFAHGWLTVNGQKISKSLGNAVDPRVLMNAYGRDVIRYYLMRDIAFGRDGDFSEENLIIRYNADLVNDLSNLVHRTLTMVEKYFNGIIPKPKRKDKVDEELIELLESKKTAYLVLMERYQFTQALENLWEIIRFSNKYIDLTEPWILGKDPNEKDRLSTVLYNLLDVIRIISILIYPVMPDTSEKMLKKIGYGLEVLNRENLEKDHLHSGVKVGKGEPIFQRIDVKSWKRIIKTVNINREDEVMSESENVQNIIEIDDFKKIDLRVAKVVNAENIEKSNKLLRLHLDLGQMGERQVIAGIKNFYSQEDLVGKKIIIIANLKPAKLMGELSEGMLLAAKDENGNLSILTVDKDVEPGAKIS